GCCAGTACGCCAACTGGCGCTTCGTCGGCCAGCAGACCGACTACCTGGCCGCCGACCGCGACCCCAGCCCGCTGCAGCACTTCTGGTCACTCGGCGTGGAGAACCAGTTCTACCTGCTCTGGGGCATCCTGCTGCTCGGCCTCGCCCGCCATCTGCACGGGCGGCTCCGCACCCTCGCGATCACCCTCGCAACCGTCACCATCGGCGCCCTCTCGCTGCTGCTCTGCCTGCGCTGGACCCACACCTCGGCGCCGCTCGCCTACTTCTCCACCGGCAGCCGGCTCTGGGAGTTCGCGGCGGGCGCCTGCGCGGCCCTCGCCGGCGGCGCGCTCGGCCCCCGTACCGAACGGAGCCCGGTGCCGTGGGTCCGGTGGGCACTGCGGCTGCTCGGCTGGCTCGGCCTGGCCGCCGTCCTCGCCCCGATCGCCCGCTACGACCGCGACACGCCGTTCCCCGGCGCCGCCGCCCTGCTGCCCGTCCTCGGCACCGCCGCCGTCCTGCTCGCCGGACACGGCCCGCTGCGCGCCGTCGACGCCGGACGCCTGCTCGCCACCCGTCCGCTGCGCGCCGCCGGGCGCCTCTCCTACACCTGGTACCTCTGGCACTGGCCGGTGCTGACCATCGCCCAGGCCCGGTACGGCGCCCTGCCCTGGCCCGTCCTGGTCGCGCTCACGGCGGCGAGCGCGCTGCCCGCCTGGCTCACCCTGCGGCTGGTCGAACAGCCGCTGCGGTACGGCAGCAGCCCGGCGCCCCGGCGCGGGCTCGCGGTCGGCGCCAGCGCCCTCGCCATCCCGCTGATCGCCGCCCTCACCCTCGGCGGCGGCACCGTACGCGCCCTCGGCGACGCCCCCGCCGGACCCACGGCCGCCCCCGCCGGAGCCGCCGACGGCCCAGGCCTGCTCGCCCCCGGCACCCGGGTGCTCGCCCTCACACCCCCGCTCGCCCGCGCCCGGCAGGACTTCCCGCCCGGCAAGGGCTGCGAGATCCCGCTCAACGCCGACAGCAGCCCCCGCTGCCTCTTCGGCACCGAGCACAGCCCCGACCGGATCGTGCTGCTCGGCGACTCCCACGCCGGCCAGTGGATATCCGCCGCCCTCGCCATGGCCGACCAGCGGCACTGGGCGCTGGAAGTCCTCGTCAAGCCCGGCTGCCCGCTGGCCACCCTCACCGTGCGCAACACCGTCCTCGGCCGAACCTTCGACGAATGCGACCGCTGGCGCGAGAACACCCTCACCCGGCTCGCCACCGGGCCCAAGCCGCGCCTGGTCCTGATGGCCGGCCTCAACCGCTACGGCAGCCAGGAGGAACGCACCGAGGGCTGGACCCGCACCCTCGACCGGCTCACCGCGCTCGGCACCCCGCTCGCCTACCTCGGCGACACCCCGATGCCCGGCAAGGACATCCCGACCTGCCTGGCCGCCTCCGACGGGCGCTCCGACGCCTGCTCCTTCCCGCGCGACACCGCCTTCGAGCCCGACCCGATGCTCGACGGCGGACTCGCCGCCCGGTACGGCGTCCGGCCCCTCGACCTCGGCCCGCTGCTCTGCCCCGGCACCGGACCCTCCTGCCCGGCCGTGCTGGAGGGCGTCGTGCTGTACCGGGACACCGGGCACATCACCGACACCCTGGCGCGGGTGCTGGCGCCCCGGCTGGACCAGGGGGTGCTCGGGGCGTCCGGCGGTTTCTAGTGGGGGGCTTCCGGTGCTTCGGCGGCTCAGCCGTAGACGCCGCGGCAGAGCCGGGCCTGCTCCGAGCCGGCCGGCCAGCGGCCGACGCGTTCGGCCTGGTCGCAGATGGTGCCCGGGCCGACGCCCGGCATCGCCGCGCCCGCCCCCGGGCCACCCGGGGCGGGCGCGCCCGACGCCCCGTGGGCCGGTGCCGTGGCGTGCGGGCTGTGGCCTGGTCTCGGCCGCGCACTCGCAGAGCCGTGCTGGGCGTCCGCCGCCCCGGCCTCGGGCGTGGGGGCCGCGGTCTCCGCCGTCTTCGCGTCACCCGGCCCGCCCGTGGCGCCGGAGGCCGGGACGGGGGCCGGCAGCGGCGAGGGCGCGGGCGTGGCGGGCGGCGGGGAGACCGGCAGCAGCCGAGCGGCCGGGTCCGAGGCCGGGCCGGAGGCCGGGTCCGAGACGGACGGGGAGGCCCCCGGCATCGCCGTCACCTGCAGGTCGTCACCCGAGCCCGGCCCGCACATCACCAGGACCGACGCCAGCACCGCACCCGTCCCGACCGCCGCGGCCGCCCAGGCCTTGCGCGAACGCCGCGGCGGCCGGGCCAGTGGGGGCGGCGGAGGCGGAGGAGTCATCGGGACGGGAGGCGGCTGCCACGCGTCCCGCGGCCACTGCCACTGCCCTCCGGTGGGCTGCCCAGTCATCTGCTCGTCCTTCCCGCGGCCCCCCGGCGTACCTTTCCGGTGCTCAACGAGCGCGCCGACGCCGGGACATGACCCGGAAGAGGGGTCTGAGCGGGCGCTGATTGCCACCGCACCACATGCTTGGGGTCATGGAGACCAACAGCACGTCCGCGCCCCTGGTCGAGGTGGCCGAGTTCCGGACCGACAGCCGCTACCGCCTCGTCCACTTCGAGGGCCACGGCTGGGAGCCGCTCGCACCGGAGGAGTTCGAGCCGCGCGTCCACCAGCTCTTCCCCGACCTCGACCCGCACGACCCCCAACGGGTCCAGTGGGCCGACCGCCCCTGGGAGTGGCCCGCCTGGCACCCCGGCGAGGCCTGAACGCAGGCTCCGCAGTGGTCCCGGCACCGTTAGGCTGAGCGGGTGAGTGTGGATCACTTCTGGTGTCGTCTGCCCGGGCAGGCCCTGGACAGCTGTTCGGCCGCGGAACTGGGCGACCTCGTGCCCCGGCACCGCGACGGCCGGTACGACCGGATGGCCGCCGCCGGGCTCGCCCTCGGCGTCCGGCGAACCGCCGTCCTGATGGAACTCGCGCTCACCGAGAACGGCCTGCACCCCGACCCGGCCGCCCGGCTCCCCGTCTACGGCGGGGCGCGGCGCGAACCCGGCACCGCGATGCCGGTGCTGCGCCCCGAACAGGTCACGGCGGCCTCCGCCTTCCTGCGCGGCTCGGCGCTCGGCGAACTGGTCCGGCAACAGGACACCGTGCTCGCCCGCACCGTCGAGGACCTCGGCTACCCGACGCCCTGGTCCGAGGCCTGGGCCGCCGCCGTCGTCAACGACCTGCGCGAACTACGGGACTTCTTCGCCGCGGCGGCCGCCGCCGGGGACGCGGTGGTCGTCCGGGAGGCCGAGTGACCACCCCGGCCATCCCGGCCATCCCGGCCAGCACGGCGACCCCGGCCGGCACGGCGACCCCGGCCGGCACGGCGGGCTACGGCGAAGAGGCCGAACAACTCGCCGTCCAGTACGAGAGCGTGAGCTTCGCCGAGGTCCACCGCGAACTGCTGCACCACTACCCGGCGCCACCCGCCGCCGTCCTCGACATCGGCGCCGGCACCGGCCGCGATGCCGCCGCCCTCGCCGCGCTCGGCCACCGGGTGGTGGCCGTCGAACCGACCCCCGAACTCCGCGCCGTCGGCGCACGGTTGCACCCCGGCGCGGACCTCCGCTGGATCGCGGACGCGCTGCCCGGGCTCCCGCTGCTCCGCGCCGAGGGCGAGCGCTACGACCTCGTGCTGCTCACCGCGGTGTGGATGCACCTGACCCCCGCCGACCGCCCGCCCGCGATGGCCAACCTCGCCGCTCTCCTCACCCCCGGCGGCCGCCTCGCCCTCACCGTCCGCCACGGCCCCGTCCCACCCGGCCGCCACATGGTCGACCTCCCGCCCGAGCACACCACCGACCTCGCCGCCGCCTGCGGCCTGCGCCTCCTGCACCACGGCCACCGGCCCGACCTGCACGGCCGTGCCGGGGTGCACTGGACCTCGCTGGTGTTCGAACTTCCCGGCTGAGATCCGGTACGTTCGGTGGTGCGGTCCAACACGTCGCTGCCACAGAGGAGTTCGGGGTGCAGGGTTCGGGCGGGGGCGTCCACAACGAGATGTCGGACGTGACGGCCCGGGTCGCCGTCCAGGCGCAGGTCGCGAACTTCATCACCGTGGCGCCCGGGGCGGCGGCTCCGGAGCAGGTGGAGCGGTCCGAGGAGACGCAGCAGCTCGTGCTGCCGGACCTGCGGCGCTGCGCGGCGGCCCTCGGTGTGCCGCCGGGGGAGGTCGAGGCCGTGGCCGACTGGCTCGGCCGGATCGCGGCCGGCGACGCGCCCCGGCAGCCCTGCCCGGTCGCCCTGCCTCCCGACACGGCGAGGGAACTGGAGGCGTTCGCCACGCACCTCGTGCGCTTCGTAAGGCCGGAGCTGATGTTCACCGGGCGGAAGGTCTACCTGAGCAGGGGCAAGCTCGACGACATGTACGGCCTGCTCGCCCACCGCCTGGGGGACACGGACGATATCCGGCCGATCGTGCTGGAGGCGTACGATCCCCGAACCGGCTGACGAGCGAGGGGTTGCCGTGGATCCGGCCCGATGCCGGCGGAAGTTCGCGCTCCCTTCCGTGGATGAACCGGTGTGGCAAGGGTGTTGGGTGTGGTGTCAGTCCACCGGACCGCCACTGAAAGGCCCTTCTCATGTCCGTGTTGCGCCTCGGTGTCTCGCTCCAGCCACGCTGGCCGGTCGAGGACGGAACGGCCGTGCTCCGTGCCGCCTCGCAGGCCGAGCAGCTGGGCTTCGACCACGTGGCAGTCGGCAACCGCCTCCTGGACAGCGGATTCGGTCTCGACACCGACCCGCTCGTCCTGCTCTCGGCCGTCGCCGGTGCGACGACCCGCCTGCGGTTGCTGACGTCCGTGCTCGTCGCGCCGTACTATCCGGCGCTGGTGCTCGCCAACCAGGCGGCCACGCTGGACGTCGTGTCCGGCGGCCGCCTGATCCTGGGCGTCGGCACCGGGTGGAACCCTGACGAGTTCGAGGCCGTCGGCGTACCCTCCCGAGAACGAGGCGCCCGCACCGACGACCATCTCGCAGCCGCCAGGGCCCTGTGGACGAATCGTCCCGCCGACTTCGAGGGGCCGTTCACGACCTTGCGCGCGGCCCGCCTGGGGGTGTCGCCGGTGACCCGAGGCGGCCCGCCGGTGTGGGTCGGCGGCCACAGTGACGCCGCGCTGCGCCGCGCACTGCGGTTCGGCGACGGCTGGTACGGCACCGGCGTCGACGCCGCGGACCTCGCCGACGTACGGCGCCGTCTCCGTGAGCTCGCCGAAACCGAAGAGCGAGCCGAACGTCTGACGCTCGCTTCGGCCGTGTTCCTCACGCCTCCCGGGATTCCTGCGGTCGTCCCGCCGCCGGGGCAGCCCCTCGGTGGCCTTGCGCCCACCGCGGCGACCGTCGTCGACGCTTTGGGGAAGCTCGCGGAATCGGGTCTCGCCGTCTGCACCCTGTGGCTTCCCGTGGCGGCTGACCACGTGGAACGGGCGATGCAGTGGATCGCGTCCGAGGTCATGCCGCAGCTCGGCTGATCCACGGCGTTGTCGTCGCCGACGGAGTGGACGAAGCAGTGGCCGGGGGAACTGATGCGCAGGAAGTCGGGCGGGCCGACTTCCTGCGCAAGGTCCGGGAGCAGCCTCACTTCGTGCCGAAGTCCTCCTCGACCAGGCGGGTGGCCCAGCGGGTGAGGGCAGGGGTGAGGGGTGGCTGGGTGAGGCCGGCTGCGGCGCTGAGGTGGTCGGCGGAGGTGGTGTCGTAGCGGTCCTCGGAGAGGAAGGTGAGGGTCTCCGGGTCGGCGCCGGTGAGGGCGCGGGGGAGACGGCGGACGAGCGGGACGGGGACCAGGCCGCGGGGTGGGCGGACGCCGAGGTGGGTGGCGAGGAGGGCGATCAGCTCGGGGAGGAGGGGGGTGTCGGGGTCGAGGACGGTGTGGGCCTGGACGGGGGCGCGGTCGTGGTCGGGCACGACGGCGAGGAAACGGGCCAGGTGGTCGACGGTGACGACGGGCAGGAAGGTGCGGCGGGTGCCGGGCAGCAGGGGGAGGCGGCCGCGGTGGAGCCGGCGGACCAGCTGGGCCAGGCCGAGGTACTGGCCGGCCTCGCCGGTGCGCGAGTGGCCGATCACGCTGCTCGGGTTGACGGTGGTGAGGGGGACGCCGAGGCGGGGTGCGGTGACGCGGACGGCGGCGTCGCCGAGTTGCTTGGACGCCTCGTACGCGCCGAGGCGGGTGTAGAGGGCGGCGGTGGCGCGCTCGTCCAGCGGGTGGCGCGGCTGGGGGTCGCGGCCGACCCGGTAGCCGGAGAGGTGGACCAGGCGGCGCAGCCGGGGACGGGTCGCGGACCACTCCAGTGCGTGCAGGGCGCCGTGGACGTTGGCGGGCTCGGCCTGGGCGCGGGTGAGGCCGAAGTCGTAGCGGGCGGCGAGGTTGTGGACGTCGCGGACCTCGGTGAGCCGGGCGTCGTCCTCGGGGGAGAGGCCGAGGCCGGGGCGGGTGAGGTCGGCGGCGACGGTGGTCAGGGCGGCGTCGTCGGCGTCGTGGACGCGCAGCCAGTGGCGGAGGGCGGCCGCGCGGTCGCTGTCGCGGACGGCGGCGGCCACGGGCTCGCCGCGGGTGAGGAGTTCGAGGAGGAGCCAACGGCCGAGGAAGCCGGTGGCGCCGAGGACGAGGGTGCGGGGCGGGGTGCGGGGCGGGAGGGACGCCATGCGGTACTCCAGGAGTCGGGAATCAGTAGACCGGTCTGCATATTTTTTGGACGTACGAGGACGGGTGCGCCGCTCGGAGTGCGGCGTGCCCGTCGGCCCCGTGCCGCTACTTGATGCCGAGCAGGTGCCGGACGGCGTGCCGGGCGTGGTCCAGGGGCTCGCGGCTGCGTCGGACGGAGGCGAGCAGGACGGCGCCCTCCAGCAGGGCGAGGGTCTGGCCGGCGGCGGTCTCGGCCTCGGCCGGGCCGAAGCCTTCAGCCTCCAGACGGGCGGTCAGGACCTGCTGCCAGCTCGCGTACACCTCGGCGCAGACGGTCCGCAGCGCCTCGTTGGTGCCCGCCGTCTCCAGGGCGACGGTCGCGATCGGGCAGCCGCTGGCGTAGTCGGACTGCGCCAGGCGCTCGGCGAAGGCCTCGATGAGGCGGTCGGCGAGGGTGGCGGTGTCGGCGCCCTCGGCGGCCAGGGCGGCGATCAGTGCCTCGACCTCCTGGCCGGCCTCGGTGAGGGCGGCCGCCACCAACTGGTCCTTGCCGCCGGGGAAGTGGAAGTAGAGCGAGCCGCGCGGTGCGCCGGTGCCGGCCACGATCCGGTTCAGGCCCGTCCCGAAGTAGCCCTGTGCCTCGATCAGTTCCCTGGTGCCGGCGATCAGCCGGGCCCGGGTCTCCTCGCCCTTGACTCCCATGCGGCGATAGTAGACCGGTCTGCATATTTTTGTCGACGGGGCGTGGACAAGGTCTCGGCAGGCGCCAACAGGAGTCAGCAGGCCTCGAACAGGCCTCGAACAGGCGCCGGCAGGCGTCAAAAGCGCAGTGCGGCCGGGAATCCGGTCCAGCGCAGCTCCTCGGGCAGGTGGCCCTGGTCGTTCAGCAGCAGGACGGACGGTGGCCGGCCGGGGGCGTACCGCAGCACCGTCAGGCCCGCGTTGGCGACGTTGAGGCCGAGCCAGCGCCAGGCCGGGGCGTCCAGGGCGTGCCGGACCAGCCAGCCGACCAGGAAGGCGTGGGTGACGACCAGTTCGTGCCGCTCCTCGCCGCCCGCCACCGGCCCGGTGAACCGCTCGACCGCGCGCGGCGCCAGCACCGCACCGCTCGCGCACTCCTCCGGGGTGGCGTGCGACAGGAAATCCAGCAGGAACTCCGCACTCTCCTCGGGAAGTTCGGCCCGCTCGGGCAGGTACGGCAGGTAGTCCCCGGCCTCCTCGCACACCGTCGGGAGCACGCCGTCCAACTGCTCCGCGACCAGCCGCGCGGTCTCGGCGGCCCGGGGCAGCGGGCCGTGGTGCACCGCCGTGATCGGCCGGCCCGCCAGCCGCCGGCCCAGCAGGGTGGCCTGCCGGCGCCCGGCGGCGGTCAGCCCGCCGCCCTCGGTGTGCGCGGCCTCGCCGTGGCGGGCCAGGTAGAGGTAGCGGGTGGCGTGGTCGGTCATGCTCCGGGACTCCTCGGCGATCATCGGTGCCTTGTCGTCCCGGAGCGACGCACCACGAGCCTCGGCCGGTTCCGGCTCGGCCGGCGTGGGCCCGACCGGTCGGTGTCGGTTCAGCCGGCGTGGGCCTCGTCCAGCAGGGCCAGTTCCTCGGCGGTCAGCCGCAGTTCGCCGGCGGCGATGTTGTCCTCCAGGTGCGCCACGTCGCCGGTGCCGGGGATGGCCAGGACGTGCGGGCCCCGGTGCAGCGTCCAGGCCAGCCGCACCTGCGCGGTGCTGATCCCGCGGGCCTCGGCCACCGCCCGTACCTGCGTGGGTTCGGCCTCGCTCGCGCCGCTCGCGCCGCCCTCCCGCCCCGCGCCGGCGATCGCGTAGAAGGGGACGAAGGCGATGCCCTGCTCGCCGCAGAGCCGCAGCAGCTCGTCCTGTTCGGGCGAGGCGCCGATGCCGTACGGGTTCTGCACGCACACCACGGGGGCGATGGCCTGCGCCTCGGCGAGCTGGTGCGGGCGGACGTTGGAGAGGCCGAGGTGGCGGATCAGCCCGGCCTGCCGCAACTCGGCGAGGGCGCCGAAGCGTTCGGCGACGGAGTCGGTGCTGTGGATCCGCAGGTTGACCAGGTCGAGGTGGTCGCGGCCGAGCTCGCGCAGGTTCTGCTCGACCTGGGCGCGCAGCCGCTCGGGGGTGCGGGCGTGCTCCGCCCACTCGCCGTCGAGGCCGCGGGCCGGGCCGACCTTGGTGGCGATCACCAGGTCGTCGCCGTACGGCGCGAGCGCCCGGTTGATCAGCTCGTTGGCGGAGCGGAGCCGGGAGAAGTAGAAGGCGGCGGTGTCGATGTGGTTGACGCCGAGTTCGACCGCGCGGCGCAGCACCCGCAGGGCCTGCTCGCGGTCGCGCGGGACGGCGTGCGGGACGAGCGCCGGGCCCGTCTGCGGCAGGCGCATCGTGCCGAAGCCGATGCGGTGGACGGTGCGGTCGCCGAGCGTCCAGGTGCCGGAGGCGGCGGCGGTCACGGGGGTGGTGGTTACGGGGGCGGTGGGGGTGGTCTCCGAAGTCATGTCGATCATGATCGGCAATGAACTAGCCTGACCGCCAATGATTCGAACATGTCTGAATCCACGGGGGTGCGGGCTTGGCGGCCGAACTGCTGTTCACGGCGGGTGACCTGGCGCGGATGCGCTTCGCCGTCTGCCCGATGTGGGAGGTCGGCCCGAGCCTGCGGCTGCTGGGCTCGGGGCTCGCCCACCCCGTCCACCGCCCCTGGGCGGAGCAGGTGCGGCCACGGCTGGCGACGCTCGGCCCGGCGTACGCCCTGCTCGCCGAGCTGGTCCCGCCCGCCGGGTACGTGCCGGACTTCCTCAACCCCACGCCCGCCGGGCCCGCCCCCACCCTGGATGAGGAGCTGGCCGCGATCCGGGCCACCCCGACCGGGCAGGTCCGCCGCGAGCTCGACCGGCTGCAGGACGACCGGCGTCAGGAGGGCCGCGGCGGCCTCGGCCCCCGGCTGCGCGCCCTGTACACCGACCCGGCCGCAGGGCTCGGCCGGCTCACCGAAGCGGTCGAGGCGTACTGGGAACTCGCGCTCGCCCCGTACTGGGCACGGATCCGCGCCGTCCTGGATGCGGACGTGCTGCACCGCGCCCGCCAGGCCGCCGAACACGGCGCGGCGCACGCCCTGAACGACCTGCACACCGAACTCCGCTGGACCGAGGACACCCTGCGGCTGCGTCACCGCACCCGCCCGCTGCCGGGCCGCACCGCCGGGGCGGGCCTGCTGCTCGTCCCGTCCGCCTTCACCGGGCCCGCGCTCTACACCCGCCTCGTCCCGCCCGACCCGCTGCAGCTGGCGTACCCGGCCCGCGGCATCGGCAGCCTGTGGACCACGACCGCCCCGGTGGCGGGCACCGAGGCGCTGGCCGCCGTCCTCGGCCGCTCCCGCGCCCGGCTGCTGACGGAGCTCGTGGCCCCGGCCTCCACGACCGAACTCGCGCAGCGCACCGGGCTCTCCGCCTCGGCGGTCTCCCAGTACCTGACGGCCCTGCGGGACGCGCACCTGGTCAGCGCCCACCGGGCGGGGCGCTCGGTGCTGTACGCGCGGACGGCGTCGGCGGAGGCGCTGCTGGCGCCGCTGGGGGAGAGATGACGATGTGTTCGTCCGCCTACCGTAATGTCGGCCGGGCGGTCCGGTGTCGTCTGGCCGGATCCGGCCGACGTCCGTAGCGTTCGATACATGACACCCAGCCGGCACCCCCGCCCCCGCCGGAGCGCCCTCGTCGCCGCCCTGCTCGCGGCCGCCTTCGGCACGGTGGCGCTCACCGGCGCCCCCGTACGGTCGGCGGTCCCGCAATCGGCCCCGCAGCAGGTCCCGCAGGCGGCAGCCGCGCCCGGCGGGTGGCTCCGTCCGGCCGGTGCGCCGCCGACCGTCTTCGCCCACCGCGGCGCCTCCTCCGCCGCCCCCGAGAACACCCTGGTGTCCGACGAGGTGGCCCGCCGGGCCGGCGCCGCGTGGATCGAGGACGACGTGCAGCCCAGCAAGGACGGCGTCCCCTACGTCCTGCACGACGAGACCGTGGACCGTACCACCAATGGCACCGGCCGGATCCGCGACCTGACCGCCGCCCAGCTGGACGCACTGGACGCAGGCTCCTGGTTCGCCCCGGCCTACGCGGGCACCCGGCTGCCCACCCTCGCCGCCCAGCTGGAGGACCTGCGCACCCGGGGCGGCAAGCTGCTGCTGGAGATCAAGGGACCGCACACCCGAGACGAGGTCGCCCGGATCGTCCGCGAGGTCCGCGACCACGGCATGACCGACCGGGTCTTCGTCCAGAGCTTCGAGGTGGACGCTCTGCGCCACACCCGCGAACTGGCCCCCGAACTGCCGCTCGGCCTGCTGCGCTCCGCTCTGGACGCCGACCCGGTCGCCACCGCCCGCGAACTCGGCCTGGCCGCCTACAACCCCTCGGACGAAGCACTCTCCGCCCGCCCCGGAGCCCTCGCGGACCTGCACGCCGCCGGGATCGCCGTCAACGTCTGGACGGTCGACCAGCCCGCCCGCTGGAAGGCCCTCACGGACGCCGGTGTGGACGGCATCATCACCAACCGCCCGGCGGAGCTGGCCGGTTGGACCGCGGCCTGGTCGCCGCCCGGAGCCGCCGGTTAGGCTGCCCGGCGTGAACGGCGACAGCACGAAGGGCACGAAGGGCACGAAGGGCACGAAGGGCACGGAGAACACGAACGGCACGGACGCCACGCAAGGCACCCTGACCGCCTTCGACGGCCGCCTCGTCCTCGACCTCGACGCCCGGACCGCCACCGTGGACGGCCGCGAGGCACAACTCACCCGCCAGGACGCCAAGTTGCTGCGCGGCCTGATCGAGCTGGGCGAGGGCGTGCACGCGCCGGACACGATCCTCCTGCGGGTCTGGGGCGTCCTGCTCAACCCGGTGGAGCTCAGGTACCCCATCTCGGTCCTGAGGTTGAAGCTCGGCCGGCCGTCCTGGATCGAGCGGACCGAGGCCGGCTACGCCCTGCGGCCCCCGGAGCGCGAGCAGGAATAGGTGGTTCCGGTCCGACCTGGGACGATGGGGCGGTGACGGGGCGGGAGTCGCCCGGGTCCGTTCTGACGGGGGGTCGGCGATGTCGCCGCACGAGATCGGGTTGTACGCGAGCGCGGCTGTGGTGGTCGGCGTGGGCCTGCGGACGCTGGTGGTGGCCGGGGCCGGCCCCGACGGTCCGGCGGGCGGTGGCGCGGGAGCCGGCGGCGCGGCAGTCGGTGGAGCGGCGGCCGGCGGGCCGGGCGAGGTGCTTGCCGTCGTCCGCGGCGCCCTGGCGCGTCGGCCCTGGGTCACGATCGCGCTGTTCGCGGTGATGGCGGTGATGGCCGTCGTCCAGTACGCCGTGCCCGCCGCGGTGGACGACCTGATGCGGCAGCCGGGTGCGCTGTCCGACGGGCAGTGGTGGCGGGCGGGGACGGCGCTGCTGGTGCAGTCCTCGGGCCTCGGCCAGATCGCGTTCAACCTGCCGGCCCTGCTGGTGATCGGGGCCGTCGCCGAGACGGTCCTGGGGTGGTGGCGGACCCTGGCCGTCTTCCTGGTCAGTGGCGTCCTCGCCCACGTGGTGAGCCTGGCCGGCTGGTCGCCGCGCGGCGGCGGCGACTCGGTGGCCGTCTGCGGTCTGCTGGGCGCCCTGGCCGTCGTCTGCCTGCTGCGCGGGAACGTGCGCGGAACCGTGCCCGGCCCCGGACTGAAGGCGCACTGGTACCTCCTGCTCGTCCCGGCGGCCGCCGTGTTCCTCTGTGCGCTGCGCAACAACCACGGCGCCGGCCTGCTGGTGGGCTGCCTGCTCGGGCTGGTCCTGGTGCCGCGGGCGAGCGCTGCACGTGACGGGGGGACCGCCGCGGCCTGACCGCGACGTCCGGCTGTCGTGCCGGAGCGGGCCGCATACTGACCGCGTGACGAGTGGAGACGGCGCAGACGGCGGACGACCGACCGCGGACCGGCGCGGGGTGCTGCGGGCGGGCGCGGCGGCGCTGCTGCTGGGCGCGGCGGGGTGTACGAGCGGGGGCAACCCGCGGTCGGCGGGCACGAGTCCGAGCCCGCCGACGCCCGAACCACCGGGCACCCGGACGCCCACGCCCACCCCGACGCAAACCCCCACCCCGCTGCCCGAGCCGCCGCTCTGGCAGCCCGGCCCGGCCGAGATCCAACCCGACGTCAAGCGCCGGGCCGTCGAACTGGTCGCCGCGCTCGGCGCCTGGCCGCCCGGCGGCCAGGGCGTGGAGCCGGCCCGGGCCCGGGTGGCGGCGCTCGGGCTGCCGCCCGCGCTGGCCGACCAGGCGGGTCCGCTGGCCCCGGCGGCGCCGGAGGCGAGCCTGGAGGTGGTCGTCGCCCAGTACGGCGGGATCCTCGCCGATTCGGCGAGCGTGCTGGTGGTGTGCCGGCAGTGGACCCGGGGCCCGGACGGTTCGGTGGCCGGGGGCGGCACCACGGTGGACGTCCGGCTGAGCCGGGCCGAGCCGCGCTGGACCGTCACCGAGCTGCACCCGGGGGTCGCCGGCCCGGCCGCCGCGGCGCCGACCTCGGCGGTGGCCCGGGTGCTGGCCGAGCCGCGGATCGAGCTGCCGCCCGAGGCGGCGGCCGACCTGCGCAGCGGTACCGTCCACGACAGCGTGCCGGAGGCGATGCTGCGGTTGGCCGGCCCGTACACGCTGTCGGTGAGCGTGGTGCGGACCGGCCACCCGTTGGACGTGTTCGGGACGTCCCGGCCCAGCGACCATCCGCTGGGCCGGGCCTTCGACGTCTGGCGGATCGACGGGATGGCCGTGGTGGACCCGGCCACGCCCCGGCAGCTGGTCGAGTCCTTCATGCGGGACGCGGCCGCGGCCGGTTCGTACAACGTGGGCGGGCCGGTGGCGATCCCGGGGGCCGGGAACCGGTTCTTCACCGACGACACCCACCACGACCACTGCCACGTCGGGTTCACCTTCTGAGGGCTCGACCACGAGCGGCCGTACGTCAGTTGACGTTGACGCCGCTCCAGGCCGCCGCGACGGCCTTGTACTCGGTGCTGTTGAGGCCGTAGAGGTCCTTGGCTGCGCTCAGCGAGGCGGCGCGGGCGCCCTTGTAGTTGGTGGTGGAGGTCATGTAGACGGTCAGTGCGCGGTACCAGATCTTGGCGACCTTCTGGTTGCCGATGCCGG
The genomic region above belongs to Streptomyces sp. 1331.2 and contains:
- a CDS encoding oxidoreductase, producing the protein MIDMTSETTPTAPVTTTPVTAAASGTWTLGDRTVHRIGFGTMRLPQTGPALVPHAVPRDREQALRVLRRAVELGVNHIDTAAFYFSRLRSANELINRALAPYGDDLVIATKVGPARGLDGEWAEHARTPERLRAQVEQNLRELGRDHLDLVNLRIHSTDSVAERFGALAELRQAGLIRHLGLSNVRPHQLAEAQAIAPVVCVQNPYGIGASPEQDELLRLCGEQGIAFVPFYAIAGAGREGGASGASEAEPTQVRAVAEARGISTAQVRLAWTLHRGPHVLAIPGTGDVAHLEDNIAAGELRLTAEELALLDEAHAG
- a CDS encoding ArsR/SmtB family transcription factor, yielding MAAELLFTAGDLARMRFAVCPMWEVGPSLRLLGSGLAHPVHRPWAEQVRPRLATLGPAYALLAELVPPAGYVPDFLNPTPAGPAPTLDEELAAIRATPTGQVRRELDRLQDDRRQEGRGGLGPRLRALYTDPAAGLGRLTEAVEAYWELALAPYWARIRAVLDADVLHRARQAAEHGAAHALNDLHTELRWTEDTLRLRHRTRPLPGRTAGAGLLLVPSAFTGPALYTRLVPPDPLQLAYPARGIGSLWTTTAPVAGTEALAAVLGRSRARLLTELVAPASTTELAQRTGLSASAVSQYLTALRDAHLVSAHRAGRSVLYARTASAEALLAPLGER
- a CDS encoding response regulator transcription factor, with the translated sequence MNGDSTKGTKGTKGTKGTENTNGTDATQGTLTAFDGRLVLDLDARTATVDGREAQLTRQDAKLLRGLIELGEGVHAPDTILLRVWGVLLNPVELRYPISVLRLKLGRPSWIERTEAGYALRPPEREQE
- a CDS encoding glycerophosphodiester phosphodiesterase; this translates as MTPSRHPRPRRSALVAALLAAAFGTVALTGAPVRSAVPQSAPQQVPQAAAAPGGWLRPAGAPPTVFAHRGASSAAPENTLVSDEVARRAGAAWIEDDVQPSKDGVPYVLHDETVDRTTNGTGRIRDLTAAQLDALDAGSWFAPAYAGTRLPTLAAQLEDLRTRGGKLLLEIKGPHTRDEVARIVREVRDHGMTDRVFVQSFEVDALRHTRELAPELPLGLLRSALDADPVATARELGLAAYNPSDEALSARPGALADLHAAGIAVNVWTVDQPARWKALTDAGVDGIITNRPAELAGWTAAWSPPGAAG
- a CDS encoding rhomboid family intramembrane serine protease, coding for MSPHEIGLYASAAVVVGVGLRTLVVAGAGPDGPAGGGAGAGGAAVGGAAAGGPGEVLAVVRGALARRPWVTIALFAVMAVMAVVQYAVPAAVDDLMRQPGALSDGQWWRAGTALLVQSSGLGQIAFNLPALLVIGAVAETVLGWWRTLAVFLVSGVLAHVVSLAGWSPRGGGDSVAVCGLLGALAVVCLLRGNVRGTVPGPGLKAHWYLLLVPAAAVFLCALRNNHGAGLLVGCLLGLVLVPRASAARDGGTAAA